A genome region from Neoarius graeffei isolate fNeoGra1 chromosome 21, fNeoGra1.pri, whole genome shotgun sequence includes the following:
- the slc26a3.2 gene encoding solute carrier family 26 member 3, tandem duplicate 2: MAKYVVSRPLYTEDSFTDEHEKICRQRKTMLDHVKQYFICDSKRAKNAAMSVLPIIGWMKMYNVKEWILGDLVSGVSTGLVAVLQGLAYSLLASLPAWYGLYAAFFPVIIYFFFGTSRHISVGAFPVLSLMVGSAVTRLVPDEGPVANITGFEGLTMDQQRAMVSASVTFLIGIFQLAMGLLQFGFIVIYLSDTLVSGFTSAAAVHILVSQLKFIFGLKVPGFSGPLAIIKILEKTFGQITSTNIHDLVTSIVVMIVVFIVKELNEKFKKKLPVPIPIEVIMTIIACGVSYAFNFQGNYGVDVVGKIPDGFEPPLAPNLQIFKETAVEAFPMSIVGFAVAFAVAKVYAVKHDYVIDGNQELIAFGASNIFGGAFKSLAASTALSRTAVQESTGGKTQIAGLLSAIIVLIVTLAIGFLLEPLPKSVLGAVVIVNLKGMLMQIREVPYLWRKDRPDCVVWVVTYVASILLGLDIGLAVGLGAEMIALLFRTQFPHCCVLANIPGTDIYRNRKDYVNMYESEGVKIFRIPSPIFFANIDFFRGKLIDAVGFNPLRVLKKRNKALIKIRKLIKNSEVKFTSRGIELTRTLSNEESEDERNLEDLDQPVDYSGLPVQVNWKAELPANISVPQVDIHSLVLDFSAVSFLDISALKGLKTALKEFIRIDVEVYIVACDPYIIEKLKSCKFFDDEITTSIFYLTLHDAMLHILEHHPPLSISEKVYYNTYEKVNNENNLRNREKTGKEPETKL, translated from the exons ATGGCAAAGTATGTGGTGTCCAGACCACTTTACACAGAGGATTCCTTTACAGATGAGCATGAGAAAATCTGCCGGCAACGCAAGACCATGCTGGACCACGTTAAACAATACTTCAT TTGCGATTCAAAACGTGCAAAAAATGCAGCCATGTCTGTACTGCCCATCATTGGATGGATGAAAATGTACAATGTCAAAGAATGGATACTGGGTGATCTTGTATCTGGAGTCAGCACTGGACTGGTGGCTGTACTGCAAG GACTGGCATACAGCTTACTAGCATCTCTTCCTGCTTGGTATGGGTTATATGCTGCCTTTTTCCCTGTGATCATCTACTTTTTCTTTGGTACTTCTCGACACATTTCTGTGG GAGCATTCCCAGTTCTGAGTCTCATGGTAGGGTCTGCAGTGACCAGGCTGGTACCTGATGAAGGTCCTGTGGCCAACATCACAGGCTTTGAAGGGCTTACGATGGACCAGCAAAGAGCCATGGTGTCTGCCTCAGTTACCTTCCTCATTGGTATTTTCCAG CTTGCCATGGGGTTGCTGCAGTTTGGCTTCATAGTGATTTATCTGTCTGATACGCTTGTATCTGGGTTCACTTCTGCTGCTGCAGTTCATATCCTGGTGTCACAGCTCAAATTTATTTTTGGGCTGAAGGTACCAGGCTTCAGTGGACCACTTGCCATTATAAAA ATTCTGGAGAAGACCTTTGGGCAGATCACATCCACAAATATCCATGATTTGGTGACATCCATTGTGGTGATGATTGTTGTGTTCATTGTGAAAGAGCTCAATGAAAAATTCAAGAAAAAGCTTCCGGTACCCATCCCAATAGAAGTCATCATG ACTATCATCGCATGTGGAGTATCATATGCATTCAATTTCCAGGGAAATTATGGAGTGGATGTTGTAGGGAAAATACCAGATGG ATTTGAGCCACCACTTGCCCCTAATCTTCAGATCTTTAAGGAAACAGCAGTAGAAGCTTTTCCTATGAGTATAGTGGGTTTTGCTGTAGCCTTTGCTGTGGCTAAAGTCTATGCTGTCAAACATGACTATGTTATTGATGGAAACCAG GAGCTCATAGCTTTTGGTGCAAGTAACATCTTTGGTGGAGCGTTCAAATCCCTGGCAGCCAGCACAGCTCTCTCCAGGACTGCAGTACAGGAGAGCACAGGAGGGAAAACACAG ATTGCTGGCCTTCTCTCCGCAATCATTGTCCTGATAGTAACTTTGGCCATAGGGTTCTTGCTAGAGCCATTGCCAAAG TCAGTGTTGGGCGCAGTGGTAATAGTGAATCTGAAAGGGATGCTGATGCAGATTCGTGAAGTCCCTTACCTCTGGAGGAAGGATCGACCTGACTGC gttgTTTGGGTTGTGACCTATGTGGCCTCGATCTTGCTGGGGCTGGATATCGGCCTTGCTGTGGGACTCGGAGCAGAGATGATTGCTCTTCTCTTCAGGACTCAGTT CCCACACTGCTGTGTCCTGGCAAACATCCCTGGCACTGACATTTACAGGAACCGCAAGGATTATGTCAAT ATGTACGAATCAGAGGGAGTGAAGATTTTCAGAATTCCTTCACCAATATTCTTTGCAAATATTGATTTCTTCAGAGGCAAACTGATTGATGCT GTGGGTTTCAATCCCTTGAGAGTACTGAAAAAGAGAAATAAAGCCCTGATAAAAATAAGGAAGCTAATTAAGAACAGCGAAGTAAAATTCACAAGT AGGGGAATAGAGCTCACACGCACTTTGTCTAATGAAGAGTCAGAAGATGAGAGAAATCTGGAGGACTTAGATCAGCCAGTAGACTACTCGGGCCTTCCTGTTCAGGTGAACTGGAAAGCAGAACTTCCTGCCAACATCTCTGTTCCTCAAGTGGACATCCACAGTCTCGTCCTTGACTTCTCTGCTGTCTCCTTCCTTGACATCTCAGCACTCAAAGGCCTTAAAACA GCTTTAAAAGAGTTTATCCGCATTGACGTTGAGGTCTACATTGTGGCCTGTGATC CCTACATCATTGAGAAACTCAAGAGTTGCAAATTCTTTGATGATGAGATTACAACATCCATCTTCTACTTAACCCTCCACGACGCGATGCTGCACATACTTGAACACCATCCGCCCCTCAGCATTAGTGAAAAG GTATACTACAACACTTATGAGAAGGTGAATAATGAAAATAATTTGCGCAACAGAGAAAAAACA GGCAAGGAACCAGAGACCAAGTTATAA